The Paraburkholderia sp. ZP32-5 genome includes a window with the following:
- a CDS encoding MFS transporter — MSTPHLSDSEPKTAHVIAAQASPCDELIILSQHATVDSTCRRKRLALAATILGSSMAFIDGSVVNVALPAIQSEISASVAAMQWIVNAYLLFLGSLVLVGGSMGDKLGRRTVFIAGVGIFTLASAACGFAPNAGALIAGRAVQGIGAALFVPSSLAIIGATFEGEERGRAIGTWAGVGAITSAVGPVAGGWLVDAWSWRAIFFINLPLAAATIALAMLSVPNSHDADATDRLDWTGALSAAAGLAALTYGLTEASAHGFAHPLVLCAIAAGVLVLAAFVMIEANSHHPMMPLDVFHSRDFTGANLVTLLLYFGLGGVLFFLPFTLIRAHGYTATEAGAALLPMPVIIGLLSRFTGGLTDRFGSRALLTVGPGVAGLGFLMLALPFIRGSYWAGVFPALTVLGLGMTITVAPLTTTVMSAVSVERAGVASGINNAVARVASLLAIAVLGIVFVWSHDASLSARLDALHIPQDARTSGQLLQPDAQTGAAAGDAHQQQPAPVAIAEAAAIADALRAVALVSAACAFAGAALAMVTIQRRK; from the coding sequence TTGTCCACCCCTCACCTTTCCGATAGCGAGCCGAAAACCGCCCACGTGATCGCCGCCCAGGCGAGCCCGTGCGACGAACTCATCATTCTCAGCCAGCACGCGACCGTCGACAGCACGTGCCGGCGCAAGCGTCTCGCGCTCGCCGCGACGATCCTCGGCTCCAGCATGGCGTTTATCGACGGCTCCGTCGTCAACGTCGCACTGCCCGCCATTCAGAGCGAGATCAGCGCGAGCGTCGCGGCGATGCAATGGATCGTCAACGCGTACCTGCTGTTTCTCGGCTCCCTCGTGCTGGTCGGCGGGTCGATGGGCGACAAGCTCGGGCGCCGCACGGTGTTTATCGCGGGCGTCGGCATCTTCACGCTGGCGTCGGCTGCTTGCGGATTCGCGCCGAATGCGGGGGCGCTGATCGCCGGACGCGCGGTGCAAGGTATCGGCGCCGCGCTGTTCGTCCCCAGCAGCCTCGCGATCATCGGTGCCACCTTCGAAGGCGAGGAGCGCGGACGGGCGATCGGCACGTGGGCCGGCGTCGGCGCGATCACGTCGGCGGTCGGACCGGTCGCGGGCGGCTGGCTCGTCGACGCGTGGTCGTGGCGCGCGATCTTCTTCATCAATCTGCCGCTCGCCGCCGCGACGATTGCGCTCGCGATGCTGTCGGTGCCGAACAGTCACGACGCCGACGCGACTGATCGGTTGGACTGGACCGGCGCGCTGAGCGCGGCAGCGGGACTCGCCGCGCTCACCTATGGCTTGACCGAGGCGTCCGCGCATGGCTTCGCGCATCCGCTCGTGCTGTGCGCGATCGCGGCCGGCGTACTCGTGCTGGCCGCGTTCGTGATGATCGAAGCGAACAGCCATCATCCGATGATGCCGCTCGACGTATTCCACTCGCGCGATTTCACCGGTGCCAATCTCGTCACGCTGCTGCTCTACTTCGGCCTCGGCGGCGTGCTGTTCTTCCTGCCGTTCACGCTGATCCGCGCGCATGGCTATACCGCAACCGAAGCGGGCGCGGCGCTGTTGCCGATGCCGGTCATCATCGGTCTGTTGTCGCGCTTCACCGGCGGCCTGACGGACCGCTTCGGCTCGCGTGCGCTATTGACCGTGGGCCCGGGTGTCGCGGGTCTCGGCTTCCTGATGCTCGCGCTGCCGTTCATACGCGGCAGCTATTGGGCCGGTGTGTTCCCCGCGCTGACGGTGCTCGGCCTCGGCATGACGATCACCGTCGCGCCGCTGACGACAACCGTAATGAGCGCGGTGTCGGTCGAGCGCGCGGGCGTCGCTTCGGGCATCAACAATGCAGTGGCGCGCGTGGCGAGCCTGCTGGCGATCGCGGTGCTCGGCATCGTGTTCGTGTGGTCGCACGACGCATCGTTGTCCGCGCGGCTCGACGCGCTGCATATTCCTCAGGACGCTCGCACGAGTGGGCAACTGCTGCAGCCTGACGCGCAAACCGGAGCGGCTGCGGGCGACGCCCATCAGCAGCAGCCGGCACCCGTGGCGATAGCAGAAGCCGCCGCCATCGCCGACGCGCTGCGCGCCGTTGCGCTGGTGTCCGCTGCGTGTGCGTTCGCGGGAGCCGCGCTCGCGATGGTGACTATTCAGCGCCGCAAATGA
- a CDS encoding YidH family protein has product MFNGHFAIPAVLFLALLLRRNMQGADVESAPVRSTNELAVDRTDLATKRTLMAADRSLMAWIRTSLSMISFGFTIYKILQSYEEMGAHMSHPHSARRVGLFLTGMGTVAMVMGTIEYWRTIVDLSQFQRYSVWRPSFFVALVMAVTGTFTFVSIVIRLL; this is encoded by the coding sequence ATGTTCAACGGCCACTTCGCTATTCCAGCAGTTCTTTTTCTCGCACTTCTGTTGAGGCGCAACATGCAGGGAGCTGACGTGGAAAGCGCGCCGGTACGCTCGACAAATGAACTGGCAGTGGATCGGACGGACCTCGCGACGAAGCGCACGCTGATGGCCGCCGACCGCTCACTGATGGCATGGATTCGAACTTCGCTGTCGATGATCAGTTTCGGTTTCACGATATACAAGATTCTCCAGAGCTATGAGGAGATGGGCGCGCATATGTCGCATCCGCATAGCGCGCGACGCGTGGGCCTGTTTCTGACCGGCATGGGCACGGTTGCGATGGTAATGGGCACGATCGAGTACTGGCGAACGATTGTCGATCTGAGTCAGTTCCAACGTTATAGCGTGTGGCGGCCTAGTTTTTTTGTCGCGCTGGTGATGGCGGTAACAGGAACGTTTACTTTTGTGAGCATCGTCATCCGGTTGCTTTAG
- a CDS encoding MEKHLA domain-containing protein, producing the protein MPSETPLYLDTSFYQLLADSHARLLNRPLVPQPMSAQEATQWLYESAPFAVLAHNTAPDPVFIYGNKAAQHRFEYSWDEITQLPSRLSAEAPNREERQQFLARVQQLGYEAGYKGVRVTKSGRRFMIEEATLWQLFDADGKLHGQAVVIPRTSDL; encoded by the coding sequence ATGCCTTCAGAAACGCCACTCTATCTCGACACAAGCTTCTATCAGCTCCTCGCCGACAGCCACGCCCGGCTGCTGAACCGCCCGCTGGTGCCGCAACCCATGTCCGCGCAGGAAGCGACTCAATGGCTGTACGAAAGCGCGCCATTCGCCGTGCTCGCACACAACACCGCCCCCGATCCAGTCTTTATCTACGGCAATAAAGCCGCACAACACCGCTTCGAATACAGCTGGGATGAAATCACGCAATTGCCATCCAGGCTTTCCGCCGAAGCACCGAATCGCGAAGAGCGACAACAGTTTCTCGCGCGCGTGCAGCAACTCGGTTACGAGGCAGGCTATAAAGGTGTGCGCGTCACTAAATCCGGTCGCCGCTTCATGATCGAAGAAGCAACGCTGTGGCAACTTTTCGACGCGGACGGCAAACTGCATGGCCAGGCCGTTGTGATTCCGCGCACAAGCGATCTCTGA